From a single Labrus bergylta chromosome 14, fLabBer1.1, whole genome shotgun sequence genomic region:
- the plp1b gene encoding proteolipid protein 1b isoform X2 yields the protein MGCYDCCIRCLGAVPYPSLVATLLCYAGMALFCGCGHEALTNTAVLVETYFARNVQDFAIMASFIKYFQYVIYGLASFFFLFGILLLAEGFYATSAVKQTFGEFRSTHCGRCLSLTFIVVTYILAFIWLIVFALSAIPVYFLFNMEQTCHTVNILAETTPSINQHGWICMDARQFGLLPWNAMPGKACGMTLASICKTSEFYVTYDLYIATFAGAGITLLALFLYMVATTYNYAVLRFLGRKGVR from the exons ATGG GTTGTTATGATTGCTGTATCCGCTGCCTCGGGGCAGTGCCCTACCCGTCCCTGGTGGCCACCTTGCTGTGCTATGCTGGCATGGCATTATTTTGTGGCTGTGGGCATGAAGCGCTGACCAACACCGCAGTCCTGGTGGAGACTTACTTTGCCCGCAATGTTCAGGACTTTGCCATCATGGCCTCCTT TATCAAATACTTCCAGTACGTCATCTACGGCCTTGCAtcattcttcttcctctttggcaTCCTTCTGCTGGCTGAGGGTTTCTACGCCACCAGTGCTGTCAAGCAGACGTTTGGTGAATTCAGGAGCACCCACTGTGGCCGCTGCCTCAGCCTGACG tTCATCGTTGTGACGTACATCCTGGCCTTCATCTGGCTGATTGTCTTCGCCTTGTCTGCTATCCCGGTCTACTTCTTGTTCAACATGGAGCAGACCTGCCACACCGTCAACATCCTGGCTGAAACCACCCCCAGCATCAATCAGCACGGCTGGATCTGCATGGACGCCAGGCAGTTCG GTCTGCTCCCGTGGAACGCGATGCCAGGAAAAGCTTGTGGGATGACCTTGGCATCTATTTGCAAAACCAGCGAA TTCTATGTCACCTATGACCTGTACATTGCCACATTTGCTGGTGCCGGGATCACTCTCCTAGCACTG TTCCTGTACATGGTTGCCACCACCTACAACTACGCAGTGTTGAGGTTCCTGGGCAGGAAAGGGGTCCGCTAA
- the plp1b gene encoding proteolipid protein 1b isoform X1: MFPVRQPWLCKALGCYDCCIRCLGAVPYPSLVATLLCYAGMALFCGCGHEALTNTAVLVETYFARNVQDFAIMASFIKYFQYVIYGLASFFFLFGILLLAEGFYATSAVKQTFGEFRSTHCGRCLSLTFIVVTYILAFIWLIVFALSAIPVYFLFNMEQTCHTVNILAETTPSINQHGWICMDARQFGLLPWNAMPGKACGMTLASICKTSEFYVTYDLYIATFAGAGITLLALFLYMVATTYNYAVLRFLGRKGVR, translated from the exons ATGTTTCCGGTCAGGCAGCCTTGGCTTTGCAAAGCCTTAG GTTGTTATGATTGCTGTATCCGCTGCCTCGGGGCAGTGCCCTACCCGTCCCTGGTGGCCACCTTGCTGTGCTATGCTGGCATGGCATTATTTTGTGGCTGTGGGCATGAAGCGCTGACCAACACCGCAGTCCTGGTGGAGACTTACTTTGCCCGCAATGTTCAGGACTTTGCCATCATGGCCTCCTT TATCAAATACTTCCAGTACGTCATCTACGGCCTTGCAtcattcttcttcctctttggcaTCCTTCTGCTGGCTGAGGGTTTCTACGCCACCAGTGCTGTCAAGCAGACGTTTGGTGAATTCAGGAGCACCCACTGTGGCCGCTGCCTCAGCCTGACG tTCATCGTTGTGACGTACATCCTGGCCTTCATCTGGCTGATTGTCTTCGCCTTGTCTGCTATCCCGGTCTACTTCTTGTTCAACATGGAGCAGACCTGCCACACCGTCAACATCCTGGCTGAAACCACCCCCAGCATCAATCAGCACGGCTGGATCTGCATGGACGCCAGGCAGTTCG GTCTGCTCCCGTGGAACGCGATGCCAGGAAAAGCTTGTGGGATGACCTTGGCATCTATTTGCAAAACCAGCGAA TTCTATGTCACCTATGACCTGTACATTGCCACATTTGCTGGTGCCGGGATCACTCTCCTAGCACTG TTCCTGTACATGGTTGCCACCACCTACAACTACGCAGTGTTGAGGTTCCTGGGCAGGAAAGGGGTCCGCTAA
- the plp1b gene encoding proteolipid protein 1b isoform X3 has protein sequence MALFCGCGHEALTNTAVLVETYFARNVQDFAIMASFIKYFQYVIYGLASFFFLFGILLLAEGFYATSAVKQTFGEFRSTHCGRCLSLTFIVVTYILAFIWLIVFALSAIPVYFLFNMEQTCHTVNILAETTPSINQHGWICMDARQFGLLPWNAMPGKACGMTLASICKTSEFYVTYDLYIATFAGAGITLLALFLYMVATTYNYAVLRFLGRKGVR, from the exons ATGGCATTATTTTGTGGCTGTGGGCATGAAGCGCTGACCAACACCGCAGTCCTGGTGGAGACTTACTTTGCCCGCAATGTTCAGGACTTTGCCATCATGGCCTCCTT TATCAAATACTTCCAGTACGTCATCTACGGCCTTGCAtcattcttcttcctctttggcaTCCTTCTGCTGGCTGAGGGTTTCTACGCCACCAGTGCTGTCAAGCAGACGTTTGGTGAATTCAGGAGCACCCACTGTGGCCGCTGCCTCAGCCTGACG tTCATCGTTGTGACGTACATCCTGGCCTTCATCTGGCTGATTGTCTTCGCCTTGTCTGCTATCCCGGTCTACTTCTTGTTCAACATGGAGCAGACCTGCCACACCGTCAACATCCTGGCTGAAACCACCCCCAGCATCAATCAGCACGGCTGGATCTGCATGGACGCCAGGCAGTTCG GTCTGCTCCCGTGGAACGCGATGCCAGGAAAAGCTTGTGGGATGACCTTGGCATCTATTTGCAAAACCAGCGAA TTCTATGTCACCTATGACCTGTACATTGCCACATTTGCTGGTGCCGGGATCACTCTCCTAGCACTG TTCCTGTACATGGTTGCCACCACCTACAACTACGCAGTGTTGAGGTTCCTGGGCAGGAAAGGGGTCCGCTAA